The bacterium HR34 DNA segment TGTTGCTCCTTTCCTGTGAATTATTAATTCTTTTTCTTTGCCATCTATAATATATTTTTCTTTTTTCACTATATTATGAGCAACGTCATATAAAAGCTTTAAATCTTCATACTTCCCTCCAATAATTTTTTGCCAAGATTTTCTTATATAATGCAAAATAAATTGTCTGTTGGCAAAAGCAAAGTTAGCGGCTGCGGCCATTGCTTTAAAATATCTTTGTCCGTACTCTGTTCGAAAAGGAACGCAGGCGAATTCTCTATCTGGCACCTTTATTTTGTATTTATTTTCCATTAAAGGAATAAACTCTCTTAAATAATCTGAACAAACTTGATGCCCTACTCCTCTGCTCCCACAATGAACCATGATAACAACCTGATCCTTCTTTAAACCAAAAATTGTGGCGATCTTTTCATCAAAAACTTCATCAACTCTTTGTAGTTCTAAAAAGTGATTGCCAGAGCCCAAAGTTCCAAACTGATCTTTCCCCCTATCTTTTGCCCTTGAAGAAACACAAGAACTATCAGCCCAACTAATAAAACCATTGTTTTCGCAACTTTCTATGTCGTCTTCTATCCCATATCCTTTTTTAATAACTAATGGCGCTCCGCCTTCTAAAATTTCATCCATTTCTTTGTTTGAAAGTTTTATGTTTCTTCCTTTACCAAGACCAGATGGCACATCTTTTTGAATTTGAGTTGCCAAAGCGTCTAAATGGTTTTTTATTTCATCGTAAAACAAAGGCGTCTTGATTAACCTCACGCCACAGTTGATGTCATAACCTGTCATGCCAGGGGCTATTATTCCTGTTTCAGTGTCAATGCCAGCAACCCCACCAATTGGAGAAGCATAGCCTTCGTGCATATCTGGCATAGCAATAGCGTATTTTTGAATACCCGGCAAATGAGCAACATTCACTAATTGATCCAAAGATCTATCTTTAAAAATGACGTCGAACATTTCTCTTTTAGCATAAAATCTTGCAGGAACCTGCATTCCATCTTTATAACCTTTTGGTATTTCCCAAATATAATCTGTTATTTTTCTAACAACACTTTGAGGAATCATAATTTTTTTTCAATCTTTTTTACTTAATTAAAATATAATAATTTATTATAACAAGACGTCTTAATACTTGTTAATTATACTTTTTGAATAATTCCAATAACTGCTGTCTCCTTTTTCTTTCATAAAGTACCACCATTCGACGCCCCACAAGTATTGGATTTGAATTCCTGTTTTATGTGCAAAGTCAAATAAATATTTAAATTTATCTAACGGCATTAATTCTCTTTGTTTTTCAAAACTTAAATAAGGTAAAGGCTTATCCCCCCATGCTTCTGCTTGGGTTTCTATCCCAATGACTTTTTTATTACTTAAACTTTCTATAACTTTTGCTTTTCTAAAATAAAACTCAGGAGAAAAAGGATAATCTATGCTTTTGTTTACCTCTTTCACAAACACGTCTTTGTAAATTGTAATACCAACAATATCGGCAAAATAAGCAGGTAAAATTGTAGTCCCAAACTCACCGCTATCTGTTATCACAATTTTCCTAACATCTAACTTTCTAACCAACTCTACTTCTTTTTTTAAAACACCTAAATTCGAGGTTTTGCACTTTTCTCCAAAAGAGAAAAAGGGTTCATTCTCAACCTGCCAATATTCTATATTAGAATAACTTTTATACCTTAAAACAACGTTTTCAATATAATCTAACAATTCTCTTTCAAAATCATCTTCTTTTAAATTCTCTGCCCACTTTGGAATGTGGCATTCTGGCCATCTTGGTGCTTTCTTCCCAACATCCAACAAAACTTTAATACCTTTTTCTTGCGCTTTCTTAATTTGCCAATCTAAATCCTCAAAATTAAAATTATTATTTTCACTTTCTATTAAATCCCAGTATGCTATCAATCTCACTCTCTTAAAATTAAAGTCGCGCAATATTTCTTGATAAGCTTTTCTCCAATCTAAACCAAACTCGCTTGCATATTTTTGAGAAAATGTAAATCCAAACTCAACATCAACTTTTTTACCACCTCCAACAAATAGAAAATAAAAGACAAAAAACAAAGCAACAGCAACTATTAAAATAATCAATTTTTTATTTATTTCTTTCATACAAAAGAAAGGATATAAATTCCAATAAATATAAATATTATACCAATTATTCTAACAAATAAATTTTTTCTATTAAGTTTGTGCTCTAAAAATGTATATTTAAAAATTTTTCCTGTTGCAAATATCAATATTAAAAGAAAAACATATTCAAACCCCTTCAAGGCATTGATTATTGAGAGTTTGGAAAAAGGGACTATTGATATTGCGTAATTTAAAAGTAGAAAACCAGCGCCTCCAAAAATTCTTGATCCCAAAAACATCATTGTTGTTTTATTAAAAAACAAAAACTTCTTCTTGTCGAAAAAACCTCCAAAAATTTCATCTTTTTTCTTTTTTAAAAAAAGCAAAGAAGCGAAAAAAGCGCCAACACTCATTATCATCATACCATGTAAAAAGAACACATTATCATAAACATACTTTATTAAAATAGAATATACTGCAAACAAAACGCTGGAAGGTAAAGCATATTTTAGGGCACTAAGATCAAACGGCTTTCTGCCTGTTATAGTTATTAAAAATGTGCCCAATGTTAAAATTATTAAAGGCAGAATAATAGAAGAACTTAAAATCAAACTATTATCAAAAAATAGATAACTTAAAACAAAAATAAAAATAGGAATCGTCCCTCCTACAATTGGAATTATTTTCGACGCTGAAAATTTTTCCAACCCAGAATAAGAAAAAAAGGAAGCGAATATAGAAATTACTCCAGAAAAGAAAGCGACAATTAAGTAAATTAAATCAGCAGATGGCAAACCAAAAAACGGCACGAAAATAAAAGAGATAAGAGAAAACAAGCCTATATAAAAAACATAAATTCTGGAATTTAATTTTGTTGATACTAAAAACTTATCTATCAAATCAGGTATAGAAAAAAGAAAATAACTTAAAATAGTTAAGTAAAGCCAGAGCATATTATGGATAATAAAAACCTCCTTCTTTTACTATTTTACTATAAAAATACGCAGAATCCCTTATTTTTCTTTTAAAATTATTTTCATAGTCAACCTCAACCAATCCAAATCTTGCATTCTTGCCCTCTTTAAATTCGATATTATCTATCAAAGCCCAATGTATATAACCTTTTAAATTTACTCCTTCTTGCATCGCCCTGTGAGCCCAAAATAAATGTTCTTTTATATACCATTCTCTTATTTTATCTTCTTTATCAGCAACACCATTTTCAGTTATATAAACAGGCAAATTAAACTTTTTCACATATTTTAAAACATAATACAAACCTTTTGGATGTATTTTCCAACCCAAGTCAGATTCTTTCTCTCCTATTTGCTCATATTTATTAGGAAAACTTATATCCGCCGAAAAATAATAATTTACTCCTAAAAAATCCATTCTTACTCCTATCTTTGAGAAAAAATATTTATTATAAAAATAGTCGGCAAAGTAAAAAGCGAACCAGTCTAAAATATTGTATTTATTTTTAGGTTTAATATAAGCCAAATTTTCTGAAATTCCTATTGGAACTTTGTAATTGCACTTTTTTAGATGGTTATAAATAATTTTATGAGTATAAAGCATTCTTGAAATAACACTTATCCCCAAAAGAAAATTTTTCTTGAATGGGGGCCACTCTCCAAAAACATCCCCCTTCGAAACATAAACAACGGGTTCGTTTAAAGTTATCCAAAAATCAACAAAATTAGAAAACTCAAAACACATTTTTTCAGCAAAGCGCTTAAAATAAAAAATAGTTTTTGAATTTTCCCATCCTCCTATTTTTTCTATCCATAAAGGATTAGAAAAATGCCATAAAGTTGCAAAAATTTTTATACCTCTTTTTTTTAAAGACGAAAAATATTTTCTGTAATGCTCTATTTCTTTTTCATTAAATTTCCCTTCTTCTGGTTCTATTCTAGACCACTCAATAGATGTTCTAAAAGCGTTTAAATTAAGTTTTTGAAGTATGTCAAAATCTTGTTCATACATTTCATAATGGTTAGCCGCTTTCCCTGCCTTAAAATACTTTTCAAAATCAGAATTATAATTATTCCCTTCTGCCTGCCACGCAGATATGCTAGCGCCCCACAAAAAATCTTTTGGAAATTGTATAAATTTTTTATCCATAAATTAAATATCAAAAGTTACTGTTGCCTTGTAAAACTCGTCTTCTTTTTCTATGTTTAAGCCATAAAAAGTTACGCCTTTCACCTGCAACTTAAAACTTTTCACTTTTTTTCCAAAAACCAAAGACACTAAGTTTTTATTTTCCTCTGAAAAATCTAATAATCTACATTTTAAATAAACTTCCTTGTTTTTTTCACTCAAAAAATTAACCTCTGACAAAAAATCAACAAGTAAAGTTTGAATATCATAAGAACTAACTTTAATCCCTCTTTTACTATAAATAGGACAAACCTTACTCAAAAATGGAATTTCAGGTGACAAAACTTCTGCCAGAGCCAAAACAGAATTTTCAAAAAGCTCCCTCAAACTTTTCCCATAAACAACAACCTTAATGTCTGCCGTATGCTCTAAAATAGTATATTTTTTCTCTTCCATATTTTTTATTCTGCGCTGACTTTTTCTTTAATAATTCTTTCAAATATTCCCTTTTCATCCCATGGTATTTTCTTTTTTGGCCCTACCCACATTAAAGTTTCCCCTCCTTTTCCTGTTGAAACAACAACTGTCTTGCCATCACAAAAACCAAGCGCTTTTTCTATTGCTTTTTCTCTATCTATTATTATTTCATAATCTGCGCTTGGATTTTGTTCTAAAACGCCTTTTTCTATCTCTTTTGCTATTTTAAGAGGATCTTCATCTGCTGGATCTTCCATTGTTAAAATTATTTTATCGCAGTATTTTGCAGCCAATTTGCCAAATTCCTTTCTTTTCCATTTATCCCTGCCACCACCAGCAGAACCCAAGATGCAAATCAGCCTTGGCTTGAAGCCAAGTTTTTTAGAAAAAATATCAACAGTGTTTTTATAAACAAGTTCAACTGATCTTGGAGTATGCGCAAAATCAATCACTGCATAAAAAGGCGGCTTTTCTATAATTTCCATTCTTCCTTTTACCTCTTGTTTTCTTTTTATAATATCTGCTAACTCCTCAATTTCTATACCAAGTGGCAAAACAGCACAAACACCTGCCAAAATATTGTAAACATTAAAAACACCATTAAGACTGCTTTCAAACTTTGTATCGTCAATATAAAACTCAATTCCGTTTTCTGTGTTTTTAACCTGCTTAGCTATTACTTTTTTTATGTCTTCATTTTTCACTTTTATCTCCTCTCCTTCGATTCCAAAACCATAATAATCTAAATTAAGCTTTAAAAAATATTCTGAATTCTCATCGTTAAGGTTTACTACGCCAACTTTTTTAATTTTCTTTTTAAATGATTTTTCGCATTTTTCAAAAAGTTTTGTTTTTGCTTTTCTGTAATTTTCAAAACTTCCATGGCTTTCTATGTGCTCTGGCTCCAAATTTGTAAAAACAACTATATCAAAATCCAAAAATCTATGGCGGTATTGCTCTATACCTTCTGAAGTAACTTCCAAAACAGCGCTGTCGCAACCCTGTT contains these protein-coding regions:
- the rtcB gene encoding RNA-splicing ligase RtcB, which gives rise to MIPQSVVRKITDYIWEIPKGYKDGMQVPARFYAKREMFDVIFKDRSLDQLVNVAHLPGIQKYAIAMPDMHEGYASPIGGVAGIDTETGIIAPGMTGYDINCGVRLIKTPLFYDEIKNHLDALATQIQKDVPSGLGKGRNIKLSNKEMDEILEGGAPLVIKKGYGIEDDIESCENNGFISWADSSCVSSRAKDRGKDQFGTLGSGNHFLELQRVDEVFDEKIATIFGLKKDQVVIMVHCGSRGVGHQVCSDYLREFIPLMENKYKIKVPDREFACVPFRTEYGQRYFKAMAAAANFAFANRQFILHYIRKSWQKIIGGKYEDLKLLYDVAHNIVKKEKYIIDGKEKELIIHRKGATRAFPPGNEEIPAKYRETGQPVLIPGSMGTASYVLVGVETGEQSFFTTCHGAGRTMSRHQAIRTKHGRDVVKDLEEQGIIVKCWSFRGIAEEAPYAYKDIENVVDVVHNAGLSKKVARLRPIAVVKGE
- the bglA gene encoding Beta-glucosidase A; this encodes MDKKFIQFPKDFLWGASISAWQAEGNNYNSDFEKYFKAGKAANHYEMYEQDFDILQKLNLNAFRTSIEWSRIEPEEGKFNEKEIEHYRKYFSSLKKRGIKIFATLWHFSNPLWIEKIGGWENSKTIFYFKRFAEKMCFEFSNFVDFWITLNEPVVYVSKGDVFGEWPPFKKNFLLGISVISRMLYTHKIIYNHLKKCNYKVPIGISENLAYIKPKNKYNILDWFAFYFADYFYNKYFFSKIGVRMDFLGVNYYFSADISFPNKYEQIGEKESDLGWKIHPKGLYYVLKYVKKFNLPVYITENGVADKEDKIREWYIKEHLFWAHRAMQEGVNLKGYIHWALIDNIEFKEGKNARFGLVEVDYENNFKRKIRDSAYFYSKIVKEGGFYYP
- a CDS encoding Protein archease translates to MEEKKYTILEHTADIKVVVYGKSLRELFENSVLALAEVLSPEIPFLSKVCPIYSKRGIKVSSYDIQTLLVDFLSEVNFLSEKNKEVYLKCRLLDFSEENKNLVSLVFGKKVKSFKLQVKGVTFYGLNIEKEDEFYKATVTFDI
- the murE gene encoding UDP-N-acetylmuramoyl-L-alanyl-D-glutamate--2, 6-diaminopimelate ligase, whose amino-acid sequence is MKIIKKVKKVYHFLLAWLGAVIYGFPSRKMIVFGVTGTKGKTTTADIIFHILKEKGFKPCLISSLKFKIGDKEFENKLKMTMPGRFFIQSFLARALKQGCDSAVLEVTSEGIEQYRHRFLDFDIVVFTNLEPEHIESHGSFENYRKAKTKLFEKCEKSFKKKIKKVGVVNLNDENSEYFLKLNLDYYGFGIEGEEIKVKNEDIKKVIAKQVKNTENGIEFYIDDTKFESSLNGVFNVYNILAGVCAVLPLGIEIEELADIIKRKQEVKGRMEIIEKPPFYAVIDFAHTPRSVELVYKNTVDIFSKKLGFKPRLICILGSAGGGRDKWKRKEFGKLAAKYCDKIILTMEDPADEDPLKIAKEIEKGVLEQNPSADYEIIIDREKAIEKALGFCDGKTVVVSTGKGGETLMWVGPKKKIPWDEKGIFERIIKEKVSAE